The following DNA comes from Candidatus Auribacterota bacterium.
ATGAACGTGAGTATTGCGAGCCTGCTGATGTCGTCGACCCACCATTCGTCACCCCAGGATTCCGTGTAGATGTGGACCCTGCCCGGAGGCGACTCGTTGCACCAGATCCGGTAGATCCCATTGTCCTGCGCACCGTCGCTCAACTCGACATTGTCCAGCGTGAGGAGGTTAGTATCGTATTCAAATGTGCAATCAAAGTCCGTCACTGACTCATCCGGGTCTATACTCAGCGAGAAACTCACCGAGCTGCCGGGCGCGCCGCTGCCGCTGCCGAAGCTCATGATATCCGCTCGGCACGGGAGCGCGGCGAGCATCGTCATCACGTAACAAAAGATAATAGCTTTCACACTCTACCTCCAATGGTTGAATCCTGGATCTCGATACACCAAAAGGAAACTGCGATGAAGTATGTTGACACGAACTATGGGTGAAAGTCAAACCGAATGAACGAACCCGCCGGGCATGGTCACCAGCCGGATGCCGGGTGACTAATCCGTTTTACAAAGAAGCTAATTTTTACTATTGTAATAACCCCGAACGGCCCCGAGTCGTTTATAGCGTGTACGGCGTAATGGCCATAGATTAAATCGAAAGGAGCACCGTATGATAAGGAAAAAAGAAGGGTATGTGGCGCCGCCGAGAGGGTCTATTCACAACGAGGTTGCCAAGCTTCTCCCTACTGTGCCGAGGGAGCTCATCGAGGGGCTCGATTTTACCGCCCTCTACACAATCCATAGTGAGATTGCCCGTTACGACCTGAACCCGGAGGCGGTTGCTGAGGTAAATATCACCGGATACCGGTGCGGCAGGGATCTCTCAGGGGCGAAGGCGGCGGTCAAGCAGTTCAGGCGCGATCTCAAGAAACAGCTCGCCGATGCGGTCCGCCGAAAGAGGGATGAGGCCCGGGCGAAGGCGCACGCCGCAAAGGCGAGGGAACGGGGCGCGAGAGACAAGGCACGCGTCCGCGCCGGATAACAGCCCGAGGAATCGTGGTCTTTGAGGAAGGGAGAGAGTTACTGCACCGTTATTGATTCCGTCGCGATCGCGGGGCTGATTTTCTGGAGCACCTTGATCGCATGGAGGAGTATGAGAGAAATGGCAAAACAGGATACCGGCATAAGAAAGATTCCTTTTGAAAACGTTCTGCCGTGCATACAGGACTGCATCACCTATCCGACCATTTCAGGGCAGGAGGGAAAGCTGGTGGAGCACCTCATAGACGGGCGCGGCGGGAACTCAACCGTTCTTAAACGTGTGGAGCTCACCTAAGAATGAAAAAGATCCTTATGGCGGCCGTTCTCGCAGCGGTGCTCTCGTGCGCCTGGAGCGAAGAGCCGGCACTGCCGGATAGTTTTAAGGGAGTGGTTCCTGTTTTTTCAGGAGCACGGATCGTACTTTCTGCGGACACAGGGGAGGGCATGCAGGTGCTCCTCCGGAGCAACGGGACGGTACTGGAGATCATCGAATTTTACCGCAAGGCCATGAGGGAGAATGGCTGGATCGAAAGCGCGCAGGTGGCCGTACCCGATGGTCGAACGGTAGCCTTCCAAAAGGGAGGACGTTCGCTGGCCGTCACTGCCCTGAAACCTGCGGGGGAAGAAGCTCATGTCACGCTTTTTCTCACAAGGGGGTAGCACCGTGAGCAAAGGGCAAGAGATCATGGTTGTGGAGCGCGATCTGCTTCTCCGGGAGAGGCCGTTCCAGGGCTTTTCCCCCGCAGGGGCGTACGACTACGAGTCGCTCATCCTGAAAAATTACCGCTATGCACCGCGGGGAAACGTGGAGGACAATCCCGCCCTCAAGCAGCCCATCGCATACTGCATCATTGTCAATCCTGCGATGGGGAAGATATTCGCCTACAAGAGGGCCGAGGGGGATGGGGACTACGACGAGGTGCGGCTGAGGGGAAAGTGGTCCCTGGGAATAGGGGGGCACATCGATCGCGCAGACCTCGCTGCGGAGAACCCGGTCAGGGCGAGCATGCTCAGGGAGCTCGGAGAGGAGATTGAAATCACGGGACCGCTCACGCCGAGGATCCTGGGGTACATCAACGATGACATGGACATGGTGGGCAAAGTCCACTTCGGCCTTCTTTATCGGCTTGATACTGAGGCGAGGGAGATAACGCAGCGGGCGACGGAGATCGCCGAGAGCCGGATGCTCACCGCCGGGGAGTGGCAGCGCATGCTGCGCCGCAGGGATATCGTCATCGAAGAGTGGTCCCGCATTGCCTCCGGCCCCCTCCTCGAGAGCCTGTCAGCGGGGGGGATGCGTCATTACACATTCCTTCATTGACCGATACAGCAGCGGCGACAGTGTGGTGCATCGCGTTGACCCGAGGGTCAAGTTCATCGCGATGGCTGCGGGCGTTCTTTTCATTATCACCACCCCTCCCAGGGCGTACCCGAGCTTTGTGATCTACGCGCTCACCGTTCTCTCGCTTCTCACCGTCGCCCGCGTGCCCCTCGCATTCGCGGGCATGCGGTTGCTGCTCACCATGCCGTTCGTGCTCGCGATCGGCGCATTCATCCCTTTCATCAGGGAGGGCGAGATCGCGGGCAGCTACTCTCTTGGATCGTGGAGGCTCGCGGTGACCGATAACGGCCTGCTCTCGGACGATCTCATGCGGATGCAGCGAGCGGAGCGCGCGCGCTTTCAGCCGTGGGATTGGGGGGATTTGAATCCAGGTCCTCGCACCACTTGAGCTTCGAGGAGAAAAAGAAGGTTTCACTCGCGACGGTGCTGGCGCTCGACCCCGAAATTATCGCGCTCGACGAGCCCACGAGCAACCTCGACCCTGAGAGCAGGGATGAATTTATACGCGTGCTCAAATCGTGCAAGGGGACGAAGATCGTCGCCACTCATGACCTCGATCTCGTCGTCGAGATGTGCGAACGGGCGGTGCTCCTGAGCGCGGGAAAAATCGTGGCTGACGGCCCTTCCGCCGAGATACTCGGGGATCGAG
Coding sequences within:
- a CDS encoding NUDIX domain-containing protein; the protein is MSKGQEIMVVERDLLLRERPFQGFSPAGAYDYESLILKNYRYAPRGNVEDNPALKQPIAYCIIVNPAMGKIFAYKRAEGDGDYDEVRLRGKWSLGIGGHIDRADLAAENPVRASMLRELGEEIEITGPLTPRILGYINDDMDMVGKVHFGLLYRLDTEAREITQRATEIAESRMLTAGEWQRMLRRRDIVIEEWSRIASGPLLESLSAGGMRHYTFLH
- a CDS encoding energy-coupling factor ABC transporter ATP-binding protein, producing the protein MSFEEKKKVSLATVLALDPEIIALDEPTSNLDPESRDEFIRVLKSCKGTKIVATHDLDLVVEMCERAVLLSAGKIVADGPSAEILGDRGFMQRHRLKVPLTLQLRGKM